One Actinomycetota bacterium DNA window includes the following coding sequences:
- a CDS encoding prepilin-type N-terminal cleavage/methylation domain-containing protein, which translates to MLDVSEKLRYFFDPNSNLGTEEHGFTLVEMLVSILIFSVIMAGMFTFLWGASSHWQTGKNSADMTDNARTGLNRMTREIRQASIVTAAQINQISFSVDFGTGAEVITYGFTPGDNGAPGLIWRSTTSAPDVQLTLVSDVQSMQFSYYGNDYKCDADGNGVINWSELVACSTSPASKIARVDISLAMRAGNENDQTFTDQAWLRNRVI; encoded by the coding sequence ATGCTTGATGTCTCAGAAAAATTACGGTATTTCTTTGATCCAAATTCGAATCTGGGCACCGAAGAACATGGATTTACGCTGGTCGAGATGTTGGTTTCGATTTTGATCTTCTCAGTGATCATGGCGGGAATGTTCACCTTCCTTTGGGGGGCCAGTAGCCATTGGCAGACAGGCAAGAATTCCGCCGATATGACCGACAATGCCCGGACGGGTTTAAATCGTATGACCCGTGAAATACGCCAGGCTTCTATTGTGACGGCGGCGCAGATTAACCAAATATCCTTCTCGGTGGATTTCGGCACAGGGGCGGAGGTCATTACTTACGGTTTTACTCCTGGTGATAATGGAGCTCCCGGTCTCATCTGGCGTAGCACCACATCCGCTCCCGATGTGCAATTGACCCTGGTAAGCGATGTACAGAGCATGCAATTCAGTTATTACGGTAACGATTACAAATGCGATGCCGACGGGAACGGGGTCATAAACTGGAGTGAACTGGTAGCCTGCAGTACATCGCCGGCCTCGAAGATCGCGAGGGTCGACATTAGTCTGGCAATGCGTGCTGGAAATGAGAATGACCAGACCTTTACCGACCAAGCTTGGCTAAGAAACCGTGTTATTTAA
- a CDS encoding prepilin-type N-terminal cleavage/methylation domain-containing protein, giving the protein MRRKKRLRLMNEEGLTLIELMVAMMIFLVVSSGIAGSLTTGLVANVHARISTMGKDAAQAQMEEMRSRTYFVPYSTNPDVGTTSDFDLLDRYYPNVNLNTTTDYQGWSGQYFSGSAAHYTKVSPPDSHGIVLTVETWFVDYNRNVVVPPINYNSKSTGNDIPPSGLVQVKVTASWTDRAGPSSYTLESLISATAQSPLGSGNSGENGGCSDSSDSHVNVIGGIMNASTGTADPYTSFVSGKFGDAHASANYSCPISGLASATGGDVSVVGGSTYTGADVSVSAPPAEQKSVGPINTEPSGIWPQPAIGNSKAQAEAQSENNGYQVEAEGEANVGSLTLRLSQVGDTPTQTLNNYRQWDFINPTVTVNGAGTGDDGEDIEAEIYQANGSTEARANFAYKQINILPLQNWPAASSTPSATQGLIFLRDFQSQAHSQAGGSPGNASNSLTYQGTLGMFNPNKTGCTSTSGGDACYDLYSISPSNPIQNISLSNPNYALQQELITEWHSFTAADINNAMYVKPDGTHTTINIDALVKISGKYGQEVNWKNANNAITLVSQQGLQQIWVGAYDISLVQNA; this is encoded by the coding sequence ATGCGAAGAAAAAAAAGATTGAGACTGATGAATGAGGAAGGCCTTACCCTGATCGAATTGATGGTGGCCATGATGATATTCCTCGTTGTCTCTTCGGGTATTGCGGGATCATTGACCACGGGGCTGGTCGCCAATGTGCACGCGCGCATTTCTACGATGGGAAAAGACGCTGCCCAGGCACAGATGGAAGAAATGCGATCCAGAACATATTTTGTTCCCTATAGCACCAATCCCGATGTGGGAACAACCTCTGACTTCGATCTGCTCGACCGCTACTATCCTAATGTAAATTTAAATACAACAACAGATTACCAGGGATGGAGCGGACAATATTTTTCTGGCAGCGCAGCCCACTACACTAAAGTTTCGCCACCAGATTCCCACGGAATTGTACTGACTGTAGAAACATGGTTTGTAGACTATAACCGCAATGTCGTTGTCCCGCCGATTAACTACAATTCCAAATCAACCGGCAATGACATACCGCCAAGCGGCCTTGTGCAGGTCAAGGTAACAGCCTCGTGGACGGATCGGGCTGGTCCCAGCTCCTATACGTTAGAGTCACTCATCTCGGCGACTGCGCAGTCTCCACTGGGATCAGGCAATTCTGGAGAGAACGGGGGTTGCTCGGACTCTTCTGACAGCCATGTGAATGTGATCGGCGGAATTATGAACGCCAGTACGGGGACAGCCGATCCGTATACTTCCTTTGTAAGCGGAAAGTTCGGTGATGCTCACGCCTCAGCAAATTACAGTTGTCCTATTTCCGGTCTGGCCTCGGCTACAGGTGGGGACGTTTCGGTTGTCGGAGGAAGTACGTACACCGGGGCTGATGTTTCGGTTTCAGCACCTCCGGCAGAGCAAAAGAGTGTAGGCCCGATCAACACTGAGCCATCCGGCATATGGCCGCAACCCGCGATCGGCAACAGCAAGGCGCAGGCCGAAGCCCAAAGTGAAAATAACGGATATCAGGTCGAGGCTGAGGGTGAAGCGAATGTCGGCTCATTGACCCTGAGGTTAAGCCAGGTGGGGGATACTCCTACGCAAACCCTTAATAATTACCGGCAATGGGACTTCATCAATCCGACTGTGACGGTGAATGGAGCAGGCACTGGCGATGACGGCGAAGATATCGAGGCTGAGATCTATCAGGCAAACGGCAGTACCGAGGCTCGAGCCAATTTCGCGTACAAGCAGATCAATATTCTTCCTCTGCAAAATTGGCCAGCGGCATCGTCAACTCCTTCCGCGACGCAAGGACTGATATTTCTCCGCGACTTTCAAAGCCAGGCCCACAGTCAGGCGGGAGGATCTCCTGGAAATGCCAGCAATTCATTAACGTACCAGGGCACTTTGGGGATGTTCAACCCGAACAAGACTGGGTGCACTTCCACCAGCGGCGGCGACGCCTGTTATGACCTTTATAGCATCAGCCCATCGAATCCCATACAAAACATCAGTCTTTCAAATCCCAATTATGCGTTGCAACAGGAGCTTATAACGGAATGGCACAGCTTCACAGCTGCAGACATCAATAATGCAATGTACGTAAAACCTGACGGAACACACACGACGATTAACATCGATGCCTTGGTAAAAATTTCAGGCAAATACGGTCAGGAGGTCAATTGGAAAAACGCCAATAATGCGATTACGTTGGTGTCGCAGCAAGGGCTGCAGCAGATTTGGGTCGGAGCATACGACATCTCATTGGTGCAAAATGCTTGA